Genomic window (Rhododendron vialii isolate Sample 1 chromosome 4a, ASM3025357v1):
GGCCCTTGACCATTTTACACTGTCTTTGTCATGCGAACTTCGTTGTGGAGAGCGACACCTTTTAAATTACGGTTAGCGTTTGGGGCACACATGATACTTGTGTAAGTGgcaagaaagaaaatatatgCCCCCAATAACTATTTTACGTACCATTGTACTCTACACGGTGATGCccaagaccactgaataattaccaGTAGTATCACTAGTTGTCAAGAACTGATGAAActtctctcttcaatttctATACGCAGCTACATAATACTTTCTCCAAGCAAAAATGGTAGCAACCACAAAGCACCAACTAGCAAGTCACTATATATTGAGATGAATCCCCAACTCCACTTACATTTAGACATGTTCGCCAGTAGGGCGGTCGATTCGGTCGTCCATTTTGACGCCGACGActcggatttaatccgaactcCTACCGGCTGCCCTACAGGATCCCCTTTTCTGTTCGCAACATGTATGTTTTAACAAAGTATTTGATTGCTATAAGAAAAcattacaaaaacaagaagagaaTTTGGATAAGTTGCTACTACGTTTGGCTGTGGCTACataaaaaaaaggatcaatatcTCTGTTCCTCTGCAGCAATATGGTGAATCCACATAAAGTGAAAAGTATACTTGTTTTGTAAAAACTTCTACTCATACACGCAGCTGTCATAacctgaaaaatgaaaatattgatCGCTTAGTATAAAGTCTTTTTACAAACAACATTTCCATCAGattaattcaaaatttcaaatgaaaaaaaatcacttgGCATGTTTGTTGCTTTCCAATAACTTTGAAAGACACATTTCAGATACTAGTTCAATCATCGATTTTCAAAACTCGATTTCTTAAAAGTTTACGGAAAGAACTTCTgatgtcaaaaaaaaacatgttttcgAGTTCTCGATATGAAGCTTGTTATCTTATCAGAAGAAGGGAGTGTGAAAAAATCCATTTTCTTATGTCGAATACCGGGAAGACCGAATGCTTACTCAGAAAACATCAACTGAAACAGGAAGTGTGACTTACTTGGATCAGTCACGGTGATGAGACCGGAATGCTTGAAATCGCAGTTCCATTTGTTCCTCCCTTTGCACTGGTAGTAGAGATTCATGGCTATCGAAGCACGGTTGATAAGATTGTCCGGGGAGGAACATGGGCAACCCTTTTGGAGAATCCTGCAGTCGACCTGGGAGCACGCGTAGTTGATGTTCTCCAACAGAGTCGCCGCATTCGAAGATGGCTTGGCCACACACCAAGTTTTCTGAAACAGAATGGGATAATTAGTTTCATGAATCAAATCAATTCTACTAGTTATTTTCTTCATCCTTTTTCGATGAGGCTGCCGTTTGAAATTACCTGTCCGTTCGCCAATTTGAAAGTGCCAACTGTAAAAATCAGATGGGAGGTTTAAATGAAACAGAACATGCCAATAGTAGACATGAAGCTCAAGAGATACAACAATCCTTAATACAGCTCCCTCGACTAAAATATCATTTAGTGAAAACAATTTGACTATTGTCATTAGTCTGAAGACGGAATTTTTTTGTAGAAACTACCGCGGATTATGTATACTTTACTTGCAGTAGCGTGCAAATATCCAACTTGAGGAAATTTCTGTAAGTTAGCAATTGAAGATTATCTAGTAGAGATTGACATGACATTAAATAgatttgaatcaagaacatgatATTTGAACAAGAACTTTGACCTTCTGATCAggtaatcaaaattgaaaaccagcAATACTAAAGatgacaaaaagaaagaaaacccaaTAAGTGAAATGTAATGAGTTGAGAATTAGCCCCAAGAGGTTTAGCCAAGTGGATACgagaaaacaattaaaagggCTTGACCTCAAGAGGTCGCAAGTTCGAATTCCACAGAGTCCAGACATTCCAAACGTCTGGGCCACTAGAGTTTTGTCCGATCGTTAATTTCAAGACCACAGAATTAATCGAGGTACGCAAGCTGACCCGGACATCCGGTCATTCAAAAAAGAGTGGAGAATCAGCTTTTCTAGGCCCCGAAGAAGCAGTGAAACCTGTACAGAGTACTAGAATACCTGAAATCAAGGACAGAAtcaggagaaagagagagagcgcttCTGCTTTTCTAGCCATAATGGAGTGCTACTTTTGGTGAAGTGTTGGAGTCTGTGTTGTGCCCCAAAAGGAGTAAAGTTGTAAGGACCAAATGGGAACCCTGATTTTTCAAaagtgaattgtttttttttttttggttttggttttggttttggttttgtgtcTTTTATCTTTGACAGAAAGGTTGGTGGATCTTTTAAATAGGAGGAAAAAGGTGCAGATATGGGCTTAACAACggctatatatacacataatgCACTCTGGAGCCGTTATGTTGAATCTGGAACCATTTGGGGTGAAACGGACAAAAAAGGAGCCTCTTTGACGCGCATGATCTGAGTATTTGACTTTCTCCCCATTTTCTAATTTGTTTTTTCGATAACTCAAGTATCTCAGCCAGCTTACGCGTTACTCGACTAGTCTTAGGGGATCAACCCGCTGCCTAGCTACTTGAGGGATTCCCACTTAGAATTAGGGCAAAGTTCTATGTGGACTGGCCTCAAATGAGTTGATAGCGCCTGAGAGACTTTGAACCTAAGACCGTAAAAAGGAGCAAACTCCTACGTCTCAAGCCTTGATCATTATCCCAACCTCTTGGTGTTCCGTTTTCTAGTTCGTTGCCCGTAtaatatgaaaaatgctaataACAGTCCAATGAGTTCTCAAAAAGGCAAGAAAAGGCCAGGGGCCTAGAAAAGTGTTGGAGGAGAGcatcaaaaagtgatttttcttctttaagtTTTATAGCCCTATTGCATCAGAAACAGCCAAATAGCATGAACGATTATTTATTAATCTACTTTCATTCATT
Coding sequences:
- the LOC131322806 gene encoding glucan endo-1,3-beta-glucosidase-like, translating into MARKAEALSLFLLILSLISVGTFKLANGQKTWCVAKPSSNAATLLENINYACSQVDCRILQKGCPCSSPDNLINRASIAMNLYYQCKGRNKWNCDFKHSGLITVTDPSYDSCVYE